One genomic segment of Paenibacillus sp. FSL H8-0332 includes these proteins:
- a CDS encoding peptidylprolyl isomerase, protein MSLNKKSWKVLVVSLTAALSFSMLAACSNKSDDTAVATYKGGTITQKEFNLDTRIMKFLSPEQAQYLEIDMFKESILKQEVAFEYLADKATDEAKKAAEKEVDTQIGSIKTALGDKYKSTLKEQDLSESDLRSYMKRVLTVYQDMLLKLTDEQVKTHYEATKADYTVATLRHVLVGLTDSAGKERTDADALKRAQEVKAKLDGGADFAAVVKEYSDDTRTKETGGEYKDKALVDYVAEFKAAAHSLPLNTISEPVKTTYGYHIIKVEARKDTTFDTLTADQLKAVKNAAASASLETFLEKDLDSLEIKINLPKSSAAAGSAGATATPAPAAGSDTPAATDAPAATEAAK, encoded by the coding sequence ATGTCGTTAAATAAAAAATCCTGGAAGGTACTGGTGGTCTCGCTGACCGCAGCCCTGTCCTTCTCCATGCTTGCTGCCTGCAGCAATAAAAGTGATGATACTGCGGTGGCAACGTATAAGGGCGGCACCATTACCCAGAAGGAATTCAATCTGGATACCCGCATAATGAAATTCCTGTCCCCTGAGCAGGCGCAGTATCTGGAGATTGATATGTTCAAGGAGTCCATCCTGAAGCAGGAGGTCGCGTTCGAATACTTGGCGGACAAGGCCACGGATGAAGCGAAGAAGGCTGCAGAAAAAGAAGTCGATACACAGATTGGCTCTATCAAGACTGCGCTGGGCGACAAATACAAAAGCACGCTGAAGGAACAGGATCTGAGCGAATCGGACCTGCGTTCGTATATGAAGCGTGTACTTACCGTATATCAGGACATGCTGCTGAAGTTAACGGACGAGCAGGTCAAGACCCATTATGAAGCCACCAAGGCTGACTATACAGTGGCTACACTGCGTCATGTATTGGTTGGCTTGACCGATAGTGCCGGTAAGGAGCGTACTGATGCCGATGCGCTGAAACGCGCCCAGGAAGTGAAGGCGAAGCTGGATGGCGGTGCGGACTTTGCAGCCGTTGTCAAGGAATACTCGGATGATACCCGCACGAAGGAAACCGGCGGTGAATACAAGGACAAGGCTCTGGTAGATTATGTAGCAGAGTTCAAGGCTGCGGCCCATAGTCTTCCGCTGAATACGATCAGTGAGCCGGTCAAGACCACCTACGGATATCACATTATCAAGGTGGAAGCCCGCAAGGACACTACCTTCGATACGCTGACTGCCGACCAGCTCAAAGCCGTGAAGAACGCTGCGGCTTCTGCGAGCCTGGAGACCTTCCTGGAGAAGGACCTGGATAGTCTGGAGATTAAAATCAATCTGCCGAAGAGTTCTGCTGCTGCAGGCAGCGCGGGAGCCACAGCTACACCGGCTCCGGCTGCGGGTAGTGACACGCCAGCCGCTACAGATGCACCGGCTGCTACAGAAGCCGCCAAATAA
- the yabQ gene encoding spore cortex biosynthesis protein YabQ — protein MNPSVQWITLLYMILAGIAMGLAYDSYRVLSQKLRFPRWLNALLDLLYWIGAALLVFRMLYAGNQGQLRFYVVLGLFLGVWIYFLIFSITVQRFVVRLIQSVQYAGRMLWRFVTIVIGGPILWLWRLVKGTLRLLGRVLLYIFKLLLRLTKPIWVLPVRWVSPYVSRFVHSDRMVRITAWISGWRKR, from the coding sequence ATGAATCCCTCCGTTCAATGGATCACCCTGCTCTATATGATTCTGGCCGGCATTGCCATGGGACTGGCCTATGACAGCTACCGGGTGCTGTCGCAGAAGCTGAGATTTCCCCGTTGGCTGAATGCGCTGCTGGATCTGCTGTACTGGATAGGGGCGGCCCTGCTGGTCTTTCGTATGCTTTATGCCGGAAACCAGGGGCAATTGAGGTTTTATGTCGTTCTTGGCCTCTTTCTAGGAGTATGGATCTATTTTTTGATCTTCAGTATTACGGTACAGCGTTTTGTGGTAAGGTTAATTCAGTCGGTTCAGTATGCAGGCAGGATGCTATGGCGGTTCGTTACCATAGTCATTGGAGGTCCGATTCTCTGGCTGTGGCGCCTGGTTAAGGGAACGCTGCGGCTGCTCGGCCGGGTCCTTCTTTATATTTTTAAGCTGCTGCTGCGTCTAACCAAGCCAATCTGGGTACTTCCTGTAAGGTGGGTCTCTCCGTATGTATCCCGGTTCGTTCACAGTGACCGGATGGTGAGGATCACCGCTTGGATATCAGGGTGGCGGAAGCGTTGA
- the mfd gene encoding transcription-repair coupling factor translates to MLQGLIEAFSKDSDFQSVTRGIAAGMKEQLISGLSGSARQIMLAALHEEVQRPLLVVTHNMFSAQKMAEDLQEALSSEQVLLYPANELVAAEAAVSSPETLAQRIDVLTRCAKGFRGIVVVPYSGVRRLLPAPHIMAEAQLTVSQDGTLSLDDFLMSMIEMGYERVERVENRGELSVRGGIIDFYPMTSPLAYRVELFDDEVDSIRTFDPMDQRSIDKVRSVKITPAKEIIADQLRQDAASSAASAMLERQLEKMSDRQAKLRLREEMGRELEMLRQGTYFPEVYKYISLLYPERSHLYDYMAQDTLLVLDEPARLLETAKQLERDESEWNLHLLQNGKTLPELHLSVDSDVIMYQRPFQSLFMSIFLRQVPHIQPQNILGFISRGMQDFHGQMNVLKSEMERWHKSGVKVVMLANGEERMERIRRVLEDYGIEEPTILQGNLGSGFELPSIHLAVITEGEMFSQKQRKARKVSKSIDNAERIKSYTELKIGDYVVHQNHGIGKYMGIGTLEVSGIHRDYMHILYAGGDKLSVPIEQIDLIQKYVGSEDKEPKVYKLGGNEWTRVTSKVRSSVQDIADDLIKLYAERQSALGYGFEKDTQEQHEFEEMFPYEETRDQLRAIEEIKKDMEQNRPMDRLLCGDVGYGKTEVAIRAAFKSAIEGKQVAVLVPTTILAQQHYETFRERFANYPLNIQVLSRFRSRKEQNETIKGVRQGTVDVIIGTHRLLSQDLVFKDLGLLIVDEEQRFGVTHKEKLKRLKTNVDVLTLTATPIPRTLHMSMLGVRDLSVIETPPENRFPVQTYVVEHSQTLTREAVERELARGGQVYYLYNRVQGIQEMAAQISMLVPEARVGIGHGQMSESELEKTILDFLDGEYDVLVSTSIIETGVDIPNVNTLIVHDADKMGLSQLYQLRGRVGRSNRIAYAYFTYQRDKVLTEVAEKRLQSIKEFTELGSGFKIAMRDLSIRGAGNLLGAEQHGFIASVGFDLYSQMLAEEIRKRKVSVLGEEDTSLKQGNTVIDLSIDAYLPSEYIYDSIQKIEIYKKVAAVATFEDASELEDELLDRFGELPEAVINLLSVARLKVYGKLYGMESMVRRGDDVALNFHEGSLGAFDTAKLAKVGNSFERRVQFDKDAQATIRIKAKDLGDKELLDVLEQFLAAAKQSLKSKGELHNVVK, encoded by the coding sequence TTGTTACAAGGTCTTATAGAAGCTTTTTCGAAGGATTCCGATTTCCAGTCTGTCACTCGCGGTATCGCTGCAGGTATGAAGGAACAGCTTATCTCCGGTCTGTCCGGCTCGGCCAGACAAATCATGCTGGCTGCGCTGCATGAAGAGGTGCAGCGTCCGCTACTGGTAGTGACCCATAATATGTTCTCGGCCCAGAAGATGGCTGAGGATTTGCAGGAAGCGCTTTCCTCGGAGCAGGTGCTACTCTATCCGGCGAATGAGCTGGTGGCGGCTGAAGCCGCTGTCTCAAGTCCCGAGACGCTGGCCCAGCGGATTGATGTGCTGACACGCTGCGCCAAGGGCTTCCGTGGAATCGTAGTGGTTCCATACTCCGGCGTGCGGAGGCTGCTTCCCGCTCCACATATCATGGCTGAAGCCCAGCTTACGGTTTCGCAGGACGGAACCCTTTCGCTCGATGACTTCCTTATGTCCATGATTGAGATGGGTTATGAGCGGGTGGAGCGTGTAGAGAACCGTGGTGAGCTAAGTGTACGCGGCGGTATTATCGACTTCTATCCCATGACCTCTCCACTGGCTTACCGGGTGGAGCTGTTTGATGATGAGGTAGACTCCATTCGTACCTTCGATCCTATGGATCAGCGCTCCATTGATAAGGTCCGCAGTGTGAAGATTACACCGGCCAAGGAGATTATCGCTGATCAGCTCCGCCAGGATGCGGCTTCTTCTGCTGCATCTGCGATGCTGGAGCGGCAGCTGGAGAAGATGAGTGACCGTCAGGCCAAGCTGCGCCTGCGTGAGGAAATGGGCCGGGAGCTGGAGATGCTGCGGCAGGGCACCTATTTCCCGGAGGTCTATAAATATATCAGTCTGCTGTATCCGGAACGCTCTCATTTGTATGATTACATGGCTCAGGATACCTTGCTTGTCCTGGATGAGCCGGCCAGACTTCTGGAGACCGCCAAGCAGCTGGAGCGGGATGAGTCGGAATGGAATCTGCACTTGCTGCAGAACGGCAAAACGCTGCCCGAGCTGCATCTCTCTGTCGACAGCGATGTTATTATGTATCAGCGTCCGTTTCAGAGCCTGTTTATGTCGATTTTTCTGCGCCAGGTTCCGCATATTCAGCCACAGAACATTCTGGGCTTCATCAGCCGTGGAATGCAGGATTTCCATGGTCAGATGAATGTGCTGAAATCCGAGATGGAGCGCTGGCATAAGTCCGGCGTGAAGGTTGTGATGCTCGCGAATGGCGAGGAGCGGATGGAACGCATCCGCCGGGTGCTGGAGGACTATGGCATCGAAGAGCCAACCATCCTGCAGGGCAACCTGGGCTCCGGCTTTGAGCTTCCTTCGATTCATCTGGCTGTGATTACTGAAGGTGAGATGTTCTCGCAGAAGCAGCGCAAGGCGCGGAAGGTCTCCAAGAGCATTGATAATGCCGAACGGATTAAGAGCTATACCGAGCTGAAAATTGGGGATTATGTGGTTCATCAGAATCACGGGATCGGCAAATATATGGGCATCGGGACGCTTGAGGTCAGCGGCATTCACCGTGACTATATGCACATCCTCTATGCAGGAGGCGACAAGCTCTCTGTTCCGATTGAACAGATTGATCTGATTCAGAAATATGTAGGCTCGGAAGACAAGGAGCCTAAGGTATATAAGCTGGGCGGTAATGAATGGACACGCGTTACCAGCAAGGTGCGGAGCTCCGTCCAGGATATTGCCGATGATCTGATCAAGCTGTACGCGGAGCGCCAGAGCGCGCTTGGCTATGGCTTCGAGAAGGATACGCAGGAGCAGCACGAATTCGAAGAGATGTTCCCGTATGAGGAGACCCGTGACCAGCTTAGAGCGATCGAAGAGATCAAGAAGGATATGGAGCAGAACCGTCCGATGGACCGCCTGCTCTGCGGCGATGTAGGCTATGGCAAGACAGAGGTGGCGATCCGGGCTGCTTTTAAATCTGCGATAGAGGGCAAGCAGGTGGCGGTACTCGTGCCGACGACCATTCTGGCGCAGCAGCACTATGAGACCTTCCGCGAGCGCTTCGCCAATTATCCGTTGAATATTCAGGTGCTGAGCCGGTTCCGCAGCCGCAAGGAGCAGAATGAGACGATCAAGGGAGTACGCCAGGGGACTGTGGATGTGATTATCGGCACCCACCGGCTGCTGTCACAGGATCTAGTTTTCAAGGATCTCGGCCTTCTGATTGTCGATGAAGAGCAGCGGTTTGGCGTGACCCACAAGGAGAAGCTGAAGCGGCTAAAGACCAATGTCGATGTATTGACTCTGACAGCAACACCGATTCCCCGCACACTGCATATGTCGATGCTCGGGGTGCGTGACTTGTCGGTTATTGAGACACCACCGGAGAACCGCTTTCCCGTACAGACGTATGTCGTAGAGCACAGCCAGACGCTGACCCGGGAAGCGGTAGAGCGCGAGCTGGCCCGTGGCGGGCAGGTCTACTATCTGTACAACCGTGTACAGGGTATTCAGGAAATGGCGGCGCAGATCTCCATGCTGGTGCCGGAGGCAAGAGTGGGTATCGGGCATGGGCAGATGTCAGAATCCGAGCTGGAGAAGACGATTCTCGACTTCCTGGACGGAGAGTATGATGTGCTGGTCAGCACCAGTATTATAGAGACGGGTGTCGATATTCCTAACGTGAATACACTTATCGTTCATGATGCTGACAAAATGGGCCTGTCCCAGCTGTATCAGCTGCGCGGACGCGTCGGCCGTTCCAACCGGATTGCTTATGCCTACTTCACCTACCAGCGCGATAAAGTGCTGACAGAGGTGGCTGAGAAGCGCCTGCAGTCCATCAAGGAATTCACGGAGCTGGGATCAGGCTTCAAAATCGCCATGCGTGATCTCTCCATCCGGGGAGCGGGCAATCTGCTGGGAGCGGAGCAGCACGGCTTCATTGCCTCAGTCGGCTTCGACCTGTATTCGCAAATGCTGGCGGAGGAAATCCGCAAACGTAAGGTGAGTGTGCTTGGTGAGGAGGATACTTCGCTGAAGCAGGGGAATACGGTCATTGATTTGTCGATTGACGCCTATCTTCCTTCCGAGTATATTTACGACAGTATCCAAAAAATAGAAATCTATAAAAAAGTGGCTGCGGTGGCTACCTTCGAGGACGCCTCGGAGCTTGAGGATGAGCTGCTGGACCGGTTCGGCGAATTGCCGGAGGCCGTTATTAATCTGCTCTCTGTGGCCCGGCTGAAGGTCTACGGCAAGCTGTACGGCATGGAATCCATGGTCCGGCGCGGGGATGATGTAGCACTTAATTTCCACGAGGGAAGCCTCGGGGCCTTTGATACGGCAAAGCTCGCCAAAGTTGGTAATAGCTTTGAAAGGCGTGTACAATTTGATAAGGATGCCCAGGCAACCATTCGGATCAAAGCTAAGGATTTAGGTGACAAGGAGCTGCTGGATGTGCTGGAGCAATTCCTGGCGGCAGCCAAACAGTCTTTAAAATCGAAGGGAGAATTACACAATGTCGTTAAATAA
- a CDS encoding RNA-binding S4 domain-containing protein, translating into MRLDKFLKVSRLIKRRTVAKDVSEQGRVLINGRESKPSSTVKIGDEITVQFGQKLVTVKVEKLVETTRKDEAAGMYTLLREEPVVKSTGLDW; encoded by the coding sequence ATGCGTCTGGACAAGTTCCTGAAGGTCTCCCGTCTGATCAAGCGCCGCACCGTGGCCAAGGATGTGTCCGAACAGGGCCGGGTGTTGATCAATGGACGGGAGTCCAAACCGAGCAGCACGGTGAAGATCGGTGACGAGATTACCGTGCAGTTCGGCCAAAAGCTTGTGACGGTCAAAGTGGAAAAGCTGGTGGAAACCACCCGCAAGGACGAGGCCGCCGGAATGTATACCCTGCTCCGTGAAGAGCCCGTTGTCAAAAGCACTGGACTCGACTGGTAG
- a CDS encoding S1 domain-containing RNA-binding protein, with the protein MAIEVGTKLEGKVTGITHFGAFVDLSGGVTGLVHISEIADNYVKDVNDHLKIADVVTVKVINVDKDGKIGLSIKQAVDKPASEVRPPRAPRPERPSGGDRFGGGGGSGGGGGGFNRERGGRPFKPAAGKPSFEDKMSRFLKDSEERISSIKKNTEGKRGGRGAKRV; encoded by the coding sequence ATGGCAATTGAAGTGGGCACCAAGTTAGAGGGCAAGGTGACAGGCATCACGCATTTCGGAGCATTTGTGGATCTGTCAGGAGGTGTCACAGGTCTCGTTCACATCTCGGAGATCGCCGATAACTACGTCAAGGATGTTAACGATCATTTGAAGATTGCGGATGTAGTAACCGTTAAGGTGATCAATGTTGACAAGGACGGCAAGATCGGACTTTCCATTAAGCAAGCCGTTGATAAGCCGGCATCGGAAGTACGTCCCCCCAGAGCTCCAAGACCAGAACGTCCAAGCGGTGGAGACCGTTTCGGCGGTGGTGGCGGCAGTGGCGGAGGCGGCGGTGGATTCAATCGTGAACGGGGTGGGCGTCCATTCAAGCCTGCAGCCGGTAAACCTTCATTCGAGGATAAAATGTCACGCTTCCTGAAAGACAGCGAAGAACGGATATCTTCGATCAAGAAGAACACAGAAGGAAAGCGCGGCGGCCGAGGAGCCAAGCGCGTATAA
- the mazG gene encoding nucleoside triphosphate pyrophosphohydrolase: protein MSAILTIVGLGSGNPDRLTLGIIKKLKAASAVYVRTAEHPVMAALAELEISWESFDGLYESLESFPEVYEAITAALLEKAAAAPQGTEIVYAVPGHPMVAESAVSLLRKRCPEAGIELNILGGESFLDEAFVRLGFDPIEGFQLLDASGIRSSQLHPELHTLIGQVYDSFTASETKLCLMELYPPEYEVIVGHALGVEGEERIHRVPLYELDRLDGYGNLSLVYVPASLADEARNRTFARLHEIVDILRSPEGCPWDREQTHDSLRKNLIEETYEVLETIDEDDPDHMKEELGDLLLQIMLHSQMEEELGTFGVYDVIEGLNEKLLFRHPHVFGDQAAGNAEEALQNWEGMKAEEKRRKGVKPEALSALSGVPRDLPALMKAYKLQKKASKVGFDWDNTGDVLAKIREEIDELQEAIETGQSPEEQMLELGDLLFAATNVARFIGADPEEALTRTNRKFVARFQYIEQRLRDQGVRLEDSSLEEMEALWQEAKAEERKQ, encoded by the coding sequence ATGAGCGCAATATTAACGATCGTCGGCCTGGGCTCCGGGAATCCGGACCGGCTGACACTGGGCATCATCAAAAAGCTGAAGGCGGCCTCCGCCGTATACGTGCGGACCGCAGAGCATCCCGTCATGGCTGCTCTGGCGGAGCTGGAGATATCCTGGGAGTCCTTCGACGGGTTGTATGAGTCGCTGGAATCTTTCCCTGAGGTCTACGAAGCCATTACGGCAGCACTGCTGGAGAAGGCTGCGGCCGCTCCGCAGGGCACGGAGATCGTCTATGCCGTGCCGGGTCATCCCATGGTGGCCGAATCCGCCGTCTCCCTGCTGCGTAAGCGGTGCCCGGAGGCGGGCATAGAGCTGAATATCCTCGGCGGTGAGAGCTTCCTCGACGAAGCGTTCGTCCGTCTGGGCTTTGATCCGATTGAAGGCTTCCAGCTGCTGGATGCCTCCGGTATCCGCAGCTCCCAGCTTCACCCGGAGCTGCACACCCTGATCGGACAGGTCTATGACAGCTTCACCGCGTCTGAGACCAAGCTCTGCCTGATGGAGCTGTACCCGCCCGAATATGAGGTGATTGTCGGACATGCGCTTGGTGTGGAAGGCGAGGAGCGGATTCACAGAGTACCCCTCTACGAGCTGGACCGGCTGGATGGCTATGGCAATCTGTCGCTGGTCTATGTTCCTGCGAGCCTTGCGGATGAAGCGCGTAACCGCACCTTTGCCCGGCTGCATGAAATTGTCGATATTCTGCGGAGCCCCGAGGGCTGTCCCTGGGACCGTGAGCAGACGCATGATTCCTTGCGCAAGAACCTGATTGAAGAGACCTATGAGGTGCTGGAGACGATTGACGAGGATGATCCGGACCATATGAAAGAAGAGCTGGGCGACCTGCTGCTCCAGATTATGCTTCACTCCCAGATGGAAGAGGAGCTGGGGACCTTCGGTGTCTACGATGTCATTGAGGGGCTGAATGAGAAGCTGCTCTTCCGCCACCCGCATGTATTCGGTGATCAGGCGGCCGGCAATGCCGAGGAGGCGCTGCAGAACTGGGAAGGGATGAAGGCCGAGGAGAAGCGGCGCAAAGGCGTGAAGCCCGAAGCCCTGTCCGCACTCAGCGGGGTTCCGAGGGATCTGCCGGCACTAATGAAGGCGTACAAGCTGCAGAAGAAGGCATCCAAAGTCGGATTCGACTGGGACAACACCGGCGATGTGCTGGCTAAGATCCGTGAGGAGATTGACGAGCTTCAGGAGGCGATTGAGACGGGACAGTCCCCAGAGGAGCAGATGCTGGAGCTGGGCGACCTGTTGTTCGCAGCCACTAATGTGGCCCGCTTCATCGGAGCTGATCCGGAAGAAGCGCTGACCCGCACCAACCGCAAATTCGTAGCCCGGTTCCAGTATATTGAGCAGCGTCTGCGGGATCAGGGGGTCCGGCTGGAAGACAGCTCCCTGGAAGAGATGGAGGCCCTCTGGCAGGAAGCCAAGGCAGAAGAGCGGAAGCAGTAG
- the yabP gene encoding sporulation protein YabP, giving the protein MIEPAKGSKQHDLHMRSRKQIELTGVQNVESFDSEEFLLSTELGQLTIRGTHLHIKNLSLENGMLSLEGNVHSLIYLDPGAQGKNKGILRKLFK; this is encoded by the coding sequence ATGATCGAGCCAGCCAAAGGGAGCAAACAGCATGATCTGCACATGCGCAGCCGCAAGCAGATTGAGCTTACAGGTGTGCAGAATGTGGAGAGCTTTGACAGCGAAGAGTTTCTGCTGAGTACAGAACTCGGCCAACTGACTATACGGGGTACTCATTTACATATCAAGAATCTAAGTCTGGAGAATGGAATGCTGTCCCTTGAAGGCAATGTTCATTCCCTGATTTATCTGGACCCCGGGGCACAAGGTAAAAATAAAGGGATTCTCCGCAAGCTGTTTAAATGA
- a CDS encoding polysaccharide biosynthesis protein, giving the protein MTSNTQGSKLLQGAFILSAAAIFSKLIGTLQKIPLQNLGGDAAFGIYNTVYPLYTILVTVAMLGLPAAISRFVAEASAAQDVQKGRRVLLLSAGITAASGLLLGILVYAGAPLIAVWVGSSHIVPALRSSAWGLAVVPLMAALRGYFQGLHNMMPTAVSQVVEQSVRVAVMIALLLYLTGAGADAAGIAAGAMLGPAGGGIAGLGVMLLYWRSHRRGLQDRLPQAPLKNRTASAVISAKQGVPARELLAYGLPVMLGALAVPLIGLVDVFTVPRLLAGSGSSETAAMAQFGIYNRGLPLVQIVTMLATSLSVVFIPALAEAKYQRDEALIRTRITLSLRWFWLLGLAASVGLAVLAEPVNTALYGDAAGSGAMTWLAFTAAGGTVSIISAALLQGLGAVRAPALTLLAAALLKAALNLLLVPQQGITGAAIAGVAAHLFAAALNVLLLYRQGYLQLRFADALLKPAALLAGLGLAAAAVSHGAARAADAAGFGGGRTAALAQSLLGVLAGCAVFALGAVALRLLSESELRQLPGFGPRLADKLKKLRLFP; this is encoded by the coding sequence ATGACATCCAACACTCAAGGCTCGAAGCTGCTACAGGGCGCTTTTATTCTCAGCGCGGCAGCTATTTTCTCCAAATTGATCGGTACGCTTCAAAAGATACCGTTGCAGAATCTGGGCGGTGACGCCGCGTTCGGCATCTATAATACGGTCTATCCGCTGTATACCATTCTGGTTACGGTGGCGATGCTCGGACTGCCTGCCGCCATCTCGCGGTTCGTGGCTGAGGCTTCGGCGGCACAGGATGTGCAGAAGGGGCGGCGGGTGCTGCTGCTATCAGCCGGAATTACGGCGGCCAGCGGCCTTCTGCTCGGCATTCTGGTCTACGCCGGGGCTCCGCTCATAGCGGTATGGGTCGGCAGCTCCCATATTGTTCCTGCTCTGCGCAGCAGCGCCTGGGGGCTGGCGGTGGTGCCGCTGATGGCGGCGCTGCGCGGCTACTTCCAGGGACTGCATAATATGATGCCGACCGCAGTGTCGCAGGTGGTTGAGCAGTCGGTACGTGTAGCGGTTATGATCGCGCTTCTGCTGTATCTGACGGGCGCGGGCGCAGATGCGGCAGGAATTGCTGCCGGTGCGATGCTGGGCCCCGCCGGAGGCGGGATCGCAGGTCTTGGCGTGATGCTGCTGTATTGGCGCAGCCACCGCCGGGGGTTGCAGGACAGGCTGCCCCAAGCTCCGCTTAAGAATAGAACGGCATCGGCCGTAATAAGTGCTAAGCAGGGCGTTCCTGCCCGCGAGCTATTAGCCTATGGCCTCCCGGTGATGCTGGGCGCGCTGGCGGTTCCGTTAATCGGCCTGGTCGATGTCTTCACGGTTCCCCGTCTGCTGGCAGGGAGTGGCAGCAGTGAGACGGCTGCGATGGCCCAGTTCGGCATCTATAACCGCGGGCTGCCGCTCGTGCAGATTGTAACGATGCTGGCGACCTCGCTCTCGGTCGTCTTCATTCCGGCGCTGGCCGAAGCGAAGTACCAGCGGGATGAGGCCTTGATCCGCACGCGCATCACGCTGTCGCTGCGCTGGTTCTGGCTCCTCGGGCTGGCCGCGTCCGTAGGCCTGGCCGTGCTTGCAGAGCCGGTGAACACGGCTCTGTACGGAGATGCCGCCGGCAGCGGCGCGATGACCTGGCTGGCCTTCACCGCCGCGGGCGGCACGGTCAGCATCATCTCCGCCGCGCTGCTGCAAGGTCTGGGCGCCGTGCGTGCGCCGGCGCTGACCCTCCTGGCCGCCGCCCTGCTTAAGGCGGCCCTCAACCTGCTGCTGGTCCCGCAGCAGGGCATTACCGGTGCGGCCATCGCTGGCGTGGCCGCACATCTCTTCGCAGCAGCGCTGAACGTGCTGCTGCTCTACCGGCAGGGCTATCTGCAGCTTCGCTTCGCAGATGCCCTGCTGAAGCCCGCGGCGCTGCTCGCGGGCCTGGGGCTGGCCGCCGCAGCCGTGAGCCACGGCGCAGCCAGGGCGGCAGACGCCGCCGGCTTCGGCGGCGGGCGGACCGCGGCCCTGGCGCAGAGCCTGCTCGGCGTGCTCGCAGGCTGCGCCGTCTTCGCACTCGGCGCAGTGGCGCTGCGGCTGCTCAGCGAGAGCGAGCTGCGCCAGCTTCCGGGCTTCGGCCCGCGCTTAGCGGACAAGCTAAAAAAGCTGCGCCTGTTCCCTTAA
- a CDS encoding HU family DNA-binding protein — MNKTDLVNNISEKSGLAKKDVETVLNGVLGEITEALASGDKVQLIGFGTFETRKRSGRTGRNPQSGAPIEIPESTVPAFKAGNKLKEAVN; from the coding sequence ATGAACAAGACAGATCTGGTAAACAACATTTCCGAGAAAAGCGGATTGGCCAAAAAAGACGTAGAAACCGTACTCAACGGAGTTCTGGGCGAAATTACAGAAGCTCTCGCAAGCGGAGATAAAGTACAGCTGATCGGCTTCGGTACTTTTGAAACGCGCAAACGTTCCGGCCGTACCGGCCGTAACCCGCAATCGGGCGCACCTATCGAAATTCCTGAATCCACAGTGCCGGCCTTCAAGGCAGGCAACAAGCTCAAAGAAGCCGTTAACTAA
- the spoVT gene encoding stage V sporulation protein T: MKATGIVRRIDDLGRVVIPKEIRRTLRIREGDPLEIFVDRDGEVILKKYSPIGELGDFAKEYAESLYEGTGHITMITDRDTFIALAGGSKKDYLEKQVGVLLEKVMESRKTMLENNGGSYDISKDHSELLSTYVAAPIISGGDPIGCVVLLNKDDSVKMAQMEVKMAETAAAFLGKQMEQ; this comes from the coding sequence ATGAAAGCTACTGGAATTGTACGACGTATTGATGACCTCGGACGAGTTGTTATCCCCAAAGAGATCAGACGCACCTTGCGGATTCGTGAGGGCGATCCTCTGGAAATTTTTGTTGACCGCGATGGTGAGGTTATACTGAAGAAATATTCGCCGATTGGTGAATTGGGCGATTTCGCTAAGGAATATGCAGAGTCGCTGTATGAAGGAACAGGGCATATTACCATGATTACGGATCGGGACACGTTCATCGCGCTCGCCGGCGGGTCCAAGAAGGATTATCTGGAGAAACAGGTCGGTGTGCTGCTGGAGAAAGTAATGGAAAGCCGTAAAACGATGCTTGAGAACAATGGTGGCAGCTATGATATCAGCAAGGACCACTCGGAGCTGTTATCCACCTATGTGGCCGCGCCTATTATCTCCGGAGGAGACCCCATTGGCTGCGTAGTGCTGCTGAATAAGGATGATTCGGTCAAGATGGCCCAGATGGAAGTAAAAATGGCAGAGACAGCCGCAGCCTTCCTGGGCAAGCAAATGGAGCAGTAA
- a CDS encoding septum formation initiator family protein, translating into MNRFSADEKDNNHHASAAGAKRRKFIWILVMAVFFGWAGFTFFAQSAAIADKSAQLARKTENSESVTATLNQLKYEVSRLNDDEYIGQLARKWYNMYPAGESPIRTEQSGQ; encoded by the coding sequence ATGAACAGATTCTCTGCGGATGAGAAGGATAATAATCACCATGCTTCGGCCGCAGGCGCGAAGAGAAGAAAGTTTATATGGATTCTTGTGATGGCTGTATTCTTCGGCTGGGCCGGATTCACTTTCTTTGCCCAGAGCGCAGCGATCGCCGACAAGAGCGCACAGCTCGCCCGTAAGACAGAGAACAGTGAGAGTGTAACAGCCACGCTGAATCAATTGAAATATGAGGTCTCGCGCCTGAATGACGATGAGTATATCGGACAATTAGCGCGTAAATGGTACAATATGTATCCTGCAGGGGAATCACCTATCCGTACCGAGCAATCCGGGCAATAA